From Sporosarcina sp. Te-1, the proteins below share one genomic window:
- a CDS encoding ABC transporter ATP-binding protein: MRKLMIGDQIVKSFSEGDEKRIILDKVSVEIDQGEFVAIMGPSGSGKSTLLFALSGLDEITSGHVLMNGRDLSELREKELSDLRRRKMGIVFQQPTMLHNLNILDNIILPSVRDNRKNVAAITQKAVSLMERIGIAGLEDRDISQVSGGQLQRAGICRALMNNPEILFADEPTGALNSTFAEGIMDIFSEINKEGIAILLVTHDAKVAVRAERILFMLDGKIVRELKLPKYKEGSRDNGSRIERITEQLREIGI, translated from the coding sequence ATGAGAAAGCTAATGATCGGTGATCAAATTGTTAAATCATTCAGCGAAGGGGATGAAAAGCGAATCATCCTCGACAAGGTTTCTGTAGAAATTGACCAGGGAGAATTCGTTGCGATTATGGGACCCTCAGGATCAGGAAAATCGACACTGCTGTTTGCGTTAAGTGGGCTAGATGAAATTACGAGTGGTCACGTGTTGATGAATGGAAGGGATTTATCAGAACTGCGGGAGAAGGAGCTGTCTGATTTACGGAGAAGAAAAATGGGAATCGTTTTTCAACAGCCGACCATGCTGCATAATTTGAATATACTCGACAACATTATTCTACCTTCCGTAAGGGATAACAGAAAAAATGTCGCAGCCATTACGCAAAAAGCAGTATCACTCATGGAAAGGATAGGCATTGCCGGGCTGGAAGACCGTGACATTTCACAAGTGTCGGGAGGACAGCTTCAACGAGCCGGAATTTGTAGGGCTTTAATGAACAATCCAGAAATCCTTTTTGCCGATGAACCTACCGGGGCACTTAATTCAACATTTGCAGAGGGGATTATGGACATATTTTCTGAGATTAATAAGGAGGGAATAGCCATCTTGCTTGTAACTCATGATGCCAAAGTGGCTGTCCGGGCGGAGCGCATCTTGTTTATGCTTGATGGAAAAATTGTTCGCGAACTGAAGCTTCCAAAATATAAAGAGGGAAGTCGGGACAATGGCAGTAGGATTGAAAGGATTACGGAACAATTGAGGGAGATTGGTATCTAA
- the dltB gene encoding D-alanyl-lipoteichoic acid biosynthesis protein DltB, giving the protein MTPYGNILFFIIIGILLIPTIMAGLRGKSAKGYNIFISILVLALIFGNSLNGSISLILFTIFQLLLIIGYQKYRVQKNNSYVFISAVLLSILPLVLVKVLPLLGLHHLFGFLGVSYITFKSVQMILETRDGLLKEKISLIELAYFLLFFPTVSSGPIDRWRRFKKDMHTVPSSQDYQQLLLSGINYIFVGFLYKFILAYLIYNYAVVFLPDQTYNYLTPFQGQIAYMYAYSFYLFFDFAGYSAFAVGVSRIMGIQTPINFNRPFASRNIKDFWNRWHMSLSFWFRDYVYMRFVLWMTKKKWIQNKYTISYIGFFLLFFLMGIWHGLEWHYVIYGLYHALLIICFDKFERWNKKHKLWPKNKWTHAIGVFLTFNAVCFGFYIFSGILF; this is encoded by the coding sequence ATGACACCCTATGGAAATATTTTGTTTTTCATCATCATAGGAATCTTATTAATTCCAACAATTATGGCAGGACTTCGTGGGAAATCAGCGAAAGGCTATAATATTTTTATCTCAATTCTCGTTTTGGCTCTTATTTTCGGCAATTCTCTAAATGGCTCAATTTCACTTATCCTTTTTACAATATTTCAGCTACTTTTGATCATTGGTTACCAAAAATATCGCGTACAGAAAAATAACAGCTATGTGTTCATCAGTGCTGTGCTACTGTCCATTCTGCCACTCGTGCTGGTGAAGGTTCTTCCACTGCTTGGACTTCATCATTTATTTGGTTTCCTTGGGGTATCTTACATTACCTTTAAATCGGTACAAATGATTTTGGAAACACGAGATGGCTTACTTAAAGAGAAAATATCATTGATTGAGCTTGCTTATTTTCTATTGTTTTTTCCGACTGTATCATCGGGACCCATTGACCGTTGGCGGCGTTTTAAAAAAGATATGCATACAGTACCATCAAGTCAAGACTATCAACAACTATTGTTAAGCGGGATAAATTACATTTTTGTAGGATTTTTATATAAGTTCATCTTAGCTTATTTGATCTATAATTATGCGGTCGTTTTTTTACCAGATCAAACGTATAACTATTTGACACCCTTTCAAGGCCAAATCGCGTATATGTACGCGTATAGTTTTTATTTGTTTTTCGATTTTGCAGGCTACAGTGCGTTTGCTGTTGGCGTCAGTCGGATTATGGGAATCCAAACGCCAATTAACTTTAACCGTCCATTCGCAAGTCGCAATATCAAAGACTTTTGGAACCGTTGGCATATGAGCCTATCCTTCTGGTTTAGAGATTATGTTTATATGCGCTTCGTCCTTTGGATGACAAAGAAGAAATGGATTCAGAACAAATATACAATTTCTTATATCGGTTTCTTTTTATTGTTCTTTTTAATGGGGATTTGGCACGGGTTAGAGTGGCACTATGTCATTTACGGCCTGTATCATGCCTTATTAATTATTTGCTTTGATAAATTTGAACGCTGGAACAAAAAGCATAAACTTTGGCCAAAAAATAAATGGACACATGCAATCGGTGTGTTCCTCACTTTCAATGCCGTATGCTTTGGTTTCTATATTTTTTCTGGAATATTATTTTAA
- a CDS encoding DUF2769 domain-containing protein, translated as MLFCSANSSSRARSMSPECICIKCGVSDRFISVSIAPER; from the coding sequence TTGTTGTTCTGCTCTGCAAATTCTTCAAGCCGGGCAAGATCAATGTCACCCGAATGCATTTGCATAAAATGCGGAGTCTCCGACCGTTTCATCAGTGTATCGATCGCACCCGAAAGATGA
- a CDS encoding MazG nucleotide pyrophosphohydrolase domain-containing protein, producing the protein MNVAEFQKWVSDYYKNRGWSELDIFIRIGFLAEETGEVARAIRALEIGRDRPDEITDTFMNNRKALVEELGDVLGNVIVIANKYNISLEEVFASHKEKLSERYSHEG; encoded by the coding sequence ATGAATGTCGCTGAATTTCAAAAATGGGTGAGTGATTATTATAAAAATAGAGGTTGGTCTGAATTAGACATTTTCATCCGTATTGGATTTTTAGCGGAGGAAACTGGAGAAGTAGCACGAGCTATAAGAGCTCTTGAAATCGGAAGGGATAGACCAGATGAAATAACAGATACATTTATGAACAATCGAAAAGCTCTAGTAGAAGAGTTAGGAGATGTTTTAGGTAACGTCATAGTAATCGCCAATAAGTATAACATTTCTTTAGAAGAAGTGTTTGCATCTCATAAGGAGAAGCTTTCTGAGCGTTATTCTCATGAAGGATGA
- a CDS encoding nucleotidyltransferase, translated as MLIQTKMISKVKEKCFQDNRVSACMTYGSFTKGEGDSFSDIEFYIFLKDGMVSAFNSMQWISDIYPVDLLLFNEYGTEVAIFTNMIRGEFHFLPACQMDIIKSFKPTGVFPDTESMFLYDSTGRLSPLLDHLSGPGPDRMTNENVNFAFNNFVNEWIMGINLIRRGELARSLEILSHVQKYILQLIRVKENSVVRWVNYTKNLEKDICEESYGDYVSITSALEAKELFDAYKSALQVMEKLYHTLGSFYKIEMSEVLIGKLYDYLYK; from the coding sequence ATGTTAATTCAAACTAAAATGATTTCAAAAGTTAAAGAAAAATGTTTCCAAGATAATAGGGTCTCTGCCTGTATGACATATGGTTCGTTTACGAAAGGTGAAGGAGATTCATTTTCAGATATAGAATTTTATATTTTCTTAAAAGATGGCATGGTGTCAGCTTTTAACTCCATGCAATGGATATCTGATATATACCCTGTAGACTTGCTTCTCTTTAATGAATATGGAACTGAAGTCGCTATATTTACGAATATGATACGCGGAGAGTTTCATTTTCTTCCAGCTTGTCAAATGGACATTATCAAAAGCTTTAAACCAACAGGAGTTTTCCCGGATACCGAGTCCATGTTTTTGTATGATTCAACTGGCCGATTAAGCCCTTTATTAGACCATTTGAGTGGACCAGGACCAGATCGGATGACAAACGAAAATGTGAATTTTGCATTCAATAATTTTGTGAATGAATGGATTATGGGCATCAACTTAATAAGAAGAGGAGAATTGGCACGTTCCCTGGAGATATTAAGTCATGTTCAAAAATATATATTGCAATTGATTCGAGTGAAAGAAAACTCTGTTGTCAGATGGGTCAATTATACGAAGAATCTTGAGAAGGATATTTGTGAAGAATCATATGGCGATTACGTTTCAATTACCTCGGCATTGGAAGCTAAGGAATTGTTTGATGCATATAAGAGCGCTCTTCAGGTTATGGAGAAACTATATCATACGCTAGGCAGTTTTTATAAGATCGAGATGAGCGAAGTATTGATCGGCAAACTTTACGACTACCTGTATAAATGA
- the dltC gene encoding D-alanine--poly(phosphoribitol) ligase subunit 2, with the protein MEKQQILDMLVEICEDDIILENPDLDLFEEGLLDSFGTINLLVEIENRFNISVPITDFNREEWNTPNRIAGKLAERQ; encoded by the coding sequence ATGGAAAAACAACAGATTTTAGACATGCTAGTGGAAATTTGCGAGGATGATATCATTTTAGAAAACCCAGATCTTGATTTATTTGAAGAAGGACTGTTAGATTCATTTGGTACTATCAATCTATTAGTTGAAATTGAAAACCGCTTTAACATTTCAGTGCCAATTACTGATTTTAATCGGGAAGAATGGAATACGCCGAATCGCATCGCAGGGAAATTAGCTGAGAGGCAATGA
- the dltD gene encoding D-alanyl-lipoteichoic acid biosynthesis protein DltD has product MIKKGFLSLFIAFFLFAVFVFIPNSWIKSWIPEGHVEQAKTSLSPLVFQGVYLQERMLQEPNALPLYGSSEVNRFDPFHPYNYARASDAPYSTFMIGRGGMQSITHFLNFAAQEENLKNKKIVFIISPQWFTKKGMPELHLAPNYSLLHAYDLAYNEELDKELRNRAMKRLLEFDTVNRDHLLKIIYEYKISDGQERTIVGPLALMAGQFKKALLEKKDLYYSLFPKKPHELKSNDTLVANQTFEQQLQNAEEYGKKRVTNDFMIEDKFYKRLENSGISRMKGMRKNEDYTNSPEYEDFQLVIDVLKDAGAKPLFVSIPVNGYWYDYNEYPEERRQKYYDKMKQVLTEADVDFVDFTDHEYDPYFIMDTIHIAWKGWVYLDRELDQYWAQTY; this is encoded by the coding sequence ATGATCAAGAAAGGCTTTCTCTCATTATTCATCGCCTTTTTTCTGTTTGCTGTTTTTGTGTTCATTCCGAATTCCTGGATAAAATCTTGGATTCCTGAGGGGCATGTAGAACAAGCAAAAACAAGCTTGTCTCCCCTTGTTTTTCAGGGCGTGTATTTACAGGAACGCATGCTGCAGGAGCCGAATGCGTTGCCTTTATACGGGTCATCAGAAGTCAATCGATTTGACCCCTTCCACCCCTATAATTATGCGAGAGCTTCGGATGCCCCGTACTCCACATTTATGATAGGGCGCGGAGGGATGCAGTCGATTACCCATTTTTTAAATTTTGCCGCGCAAGAGGAAAATTTAAAAAACAAAAAAATTGTATTCATTATTTCACCACAATGGTTTACGAAAAAAGGTATGCCGGAACTACATTTAGCTCCTAACTATTCATTGTTACATGCCTATGATCTTGCATACAATGAGGAGCTGGATAAAGAACTCAGAAATCGAGCAATGAAGCGCCTGCTTGAATTCGATACTGTTAATCGTGATCATTTGCTAAAAATAATATATGAATACAAAATATCGGATGGCCAGGAAAGGACAATTGTTGGGCCGCTTGCACTGATGGCTGGTCAATTCAAAAAGGCACTCTTAGAAAAAAAAGACTTATATTATTCGCTTTTCCCTAAAAAACCTCATGAATTAAAAAGCAATGATACACTAGTCGCAAATCAAACATTCGAGCAGCAATTGCAGAACGCTGAGGAATATGGCAAAAAACGAGTCACCAATGATTTTATGATCGAAGATAAATTTTATAAACGACTTGAAAATTCTGGTATCTCCAGAATGAAAGGAATGCGTAAAAACGAAGATTATACGAATTCCCCAGAATATGAAGATTTTCAACTCGTCATTGATGTGTTGAAGGATGCCGGTGCAAAACCATTGTTTGTTTCGATTCCTGTAAATGGTTATTGGTATGACTATAACGAGTATCCTGAGGAACGCCGTCAGAAATACTACGATAAAATGAAACAAGTGTTAACAGAGGCGGACGTTGATTTTGTTGATTTTACCGATCATGAATACGATCCTTATTTTATTATGGATACCATCCATATAGCCTGGAAGGGCTGGGTATATCTTGATCGGGAGTTAGACCAATATTGGGCACAGACCTACTAA
- a CDS encoding FtsX-like permease family protein, giving the protein MIGVILLVSLLVVVIAFMCIRFTLLTKIEEDYREIGVMKAMGLRVSDIKRIYLSKYALIAGVGSTLGFALSFLLQGILLENIRLYMGESENTSVGWVFGMIGSLFVFFAILAYVNGVLKRFYKISGAEAIRFGMSKEPVKGTKRFHLNGNNLLTANIHLGIKDVLSRKRLYGTMLAVLVISTFIMIVPQNLYNTISSEDFIKYMGIGKSDLRIDVQQTENIAEKSSEIRNMMRQDSTISKYAVFTTKTFKVKMKDGSEERIKVELGDHSQFPVEYSEGRAPVSEDEVALSVLNAEELVRKVGDTLPVVINGVETDLTVSGIYSDITNGGKTAKAVFDDNSAEIMWVVFAAKLSDPTLIGRKVSEYGNEFSYAKVSDINQYILQTFGSTMSSVGKASYSAIAVALILSVFITLLFMKMLIAKDRHSISVLKAIGFTNSDIQTQYIARSVFILMLGMALGTLLANTLGEMIAGGLISSFGAATFQFTINPITAYLISPMLLVSFVLIATIIGTLGAGRLKISENIKG; this is encoded by the coding sequence ATGATCGGTGTCATCCTACTCGTCAGCTTACTTGTCGTTGTGATCGCTTTTATGTGCATCCGTTTTACGCTGCTTACTAAAATTGAAGAAGATTACCGGGAAATAGGCGTTATGAAAGCAATGGGATTGCGGGTTTCTGATATTAAAAGAATTTATCTTAGTAAATACGCGTTGATTGCTGGAGTCGGCAGCACTCTCGGTTTTGCACTTTCTTTTCTGCTCCAGGGAATACTTCTTGAAAATATCCGGCTGTATATGGGGGAAAGCGAAAATACTTCTGTCGGATGGGTGTTTGGGATGATTGGGAGTCTGTTTGTATTCTTTGCCATACTTGCCTATGTAAATGGAGTTTTAAAACGGTTCTACAAAATATCCGGTGCAGAAGCAATCCGATTTGGCATGTCGAAGGAGCCAGTAAAGGGGACAAAGCGTTTCCATCTAAATGGGAACAATCTGCTTACTGCTAATATTCATCTCGGAATCAAAGATGTCCTATCCAGGAAAAGATTGTACGGCACAATGCTTGCAGTACTTGTCATCTCGACATTTATCATGATTGTTCCGCAAAATCTTTACAACACCATTTCCTCGGAAGATTTCATTAAATATATGGGGATAGGTAAGAGCGATTTGCGAATAGATGTGCAACAGACTGAAAATATTGCTGAGAAATCCTCGGAAATTCGTAACATGATGCGCCAAGACAGCACGATTTCAAAGTATGCTGTGTTCACAACCAAAACATTCAAAGTGAAGATGAAGGATGGCTCCGAGGAAAGAATAAAGGTTGAATTAGGCGATCATTCTCAATTTCCAGTGGAGTATTCAGAGGGAAGAGCACCCGTTTCAGAAGACGAGGTTGCCCTTTCGGTTCTCAATGCAGAGGAATTGGTCAGAAAGGTAGGAGACACCCTTCCTGTTGTAATCAATGGGGTCGAAACAGATTTGACAGTCAGCGGTATATATTCCGATATTACCAATGGAGGAAAGACTGCAAAAGCAGTTTTTGATGACAATTCAGCAGAAATTATGTGGGTGGTGTTCGCCGCAAAGCTTTCCGATCCAACTCTTATTGGACGAAAGGTTTCGGAATATGGAAATGAATTTAGTTATGCAAAGGTGTCCGATATTAATCAATACATCTTGCAAACATTCGGTTCAACTATGAGTTCTGTCGGCAAAGCATCCTATTCGGCTATTGCGGTTGCGTTGATTCTATCGGTTTTCATAACACTATTATTTATGAAAATGCTTATCGCAAAAGATAGACATTCTATATCTGTTTTAAAAGCGATCGGTTTTACCAACTCGGATATTCAGACCCAGTACATTGCACGCTCGGTATTCATTTTGATGCTTGGTATGGCATTGGGCACATTATTAGCAAACACGCTTGGTGAGATGATTGCCGGTGGGTTGATTTCCTCCTTTGGAGCCGCAACCTTCCAATTCACAATCAATCCAATTACTGCCTATCTAATTAGTCCAATGCTACTGGTCAGTTTCGTTCTCATCGCAACAATTATCGGCACGTTGGGAGCAGGTCGATTAAAAATTTCTGAAAATATAAAGGGGTAG
- a CDS encoding pyridoxamine kinase, whose protein sequence is MKKVAVIQDMSSFGKCSLTAAIPVLSVMGVQAVPLPTAILTSQTEYPSYYCEDLTSKMNHFTDEWGKLGVAFDGIHTGFVTGKEQIENIFSFLHTFYKEETTLLVDPVMGDRGVMYDVFSDELIGYMKELVKRADLITPNVTECCLLTGLSYEKMQTYQANEDYLFAVEEAGRQLQSATNAKVIITGLNPPAISESRYVGNMYIDGFHSHHSLQEYNGESYSGTGDLFASVIMGGMMRGQTIEETMELAEKFLAAAIKSTAEERIPTVAGVKFESYLRMLL, encoded by the coding sequence ATGAAAAAAGTCGCTGTCATCCAAGACATGTCATCCTTTGGAAAATGCTCGCTCACAGCGGCCATTCCAGTCTTATCCGTCATGGGCGTGCAGGCAGTGCCGCTGCCGACTGCCATTTTAACGTCACAGACAGAGTATCCTAGTTATTATTGTGAGGATTTGACGTCGAAGATGAATCATTTTACAGACGAGTGGGGCAAGTTGGGCGTTGCTTTTGACGGTATCCATACAGGTTTCGTGACAGGAAAAGAGCAGATTGAAAATATCTTTTCATTTTTACATACTTTTTATAAGGAAGAGACAACACTGCTTGTCGACCCGGTCATGGGCGACCGGGGAGTGATGTATGACGTTTTTTCTGATGAGCTGATTGGCTATATGAAGGAACTTGTGAAACGTGCAGATCTGATCACGCCTAACGTAACGGAGTGCTGTTTGCTGACGGGTCTGTCGTATGAAAAGATGCAAACTTATCAAGCAAATGAGGATTATTTATTCGCGGTTGAGGAAGCGGGCCGGCAACTGCAGTCAGCAACCAACGCAAAAGTTATCATTACCGGCTTGAATCCGCCGGCCATTTCGGAATCAAGATACGTAGGCAACATGTATATCGACGGATTCCACTCCCATCACAGTCTTCAGGAATATAACGGTGAGAGCTATTCCGGAACGGGGGATTTATTTGCCTCTGTCATCATGGGCGGTATGATGCGCGGTCAAACTATAGAAGAAACAATGGAGCTGGCAGAGAAGTTCTTAGCTGCCGCAATCAAATCAACAGCCGAGGAACGGATTCCAACTGTGGCAGGCGTGAAATTTGAATCATATTTGCGAATGCTTCTATAG
- a CDS encoding nucleotidyltransferase domain-containing protein, whose amino-acid sequence MDSRISVSVQNVLNDYLSLCQEYIPETVVGLYIHGSIALGAYQEGSSDIDFMTVVNRPLGEDEVQAISHIHREVKRKQNIEMDGSYLVEEDVGRHWNDISECVYVNGGKAIRSKHEMNPVTWWMMKNRGICVTGPDISSLPIEVDEKELTSYVLRNMNRYWAGRINTLKKYKRIAVFLPNRLIEQELLWSVPGVLRQFYTLQERAITSKAEVCTYALDHVPERWHPIITEVISMRDGGGTGYGKAKKQKIDDLLQLMVYIITYCNEKYKD is encoded by the coding sequence ATGGACTCAAGAATATCAGTATCGGTACAAAACGTATTGAACGACTATTTATCATTATGCCAGGAGTATATACCCGAAACGGTAGTAGGGCTGTATATACATGGCTCAATCGCATTAGGCGCGTATCAAGAAGGTTCCAGTGACATTGACTTCATGACGGTAGTCAACAGACCTTTAGGTGAAGATGAGGTACAGGCTATCTCTCACATCCATCGAGAAGTAAAACGCAAGCAGAACATAGAGATGGATGGCAGTTATCTTGTAGAGGAGGATGTCGGTCGGCATTGGAATGATATAAGTGAATGCGTTTATGTCAATGGGGGAAAAGCTATACGCAGCAAGCATGAAATGAATCCAGTCACCTGGTGGATGATGAAGAACAGGGGAATCTGTGTGACAGGACCGGATATTTCTTCGTTACCAATCGAAGTGGATGAAAAAGAACTGACTTCCTATGTACTCCGGAACATGAATAGGTATTGGGCAGGACGAATCAATACGCTAAAGAAATATAAACGAATCGCTGTTTTCTTGCCAAATCGACTGATTGAACAGGAGTTGCTCTGGTCTGTGCCAGGTGTGCTGCGCCAGTTTTATACATTGCAAGAACGAGCTATCACATCAAAAGCCGAAGTGTGTACATACGCTCTCGATCACGTTCCAGAAAGATGGCATCCCATCATTACTGAAGTGATCAGCATGCGAGATGGGGGAGGAACGGGATATGGTAAAGCGAAGAAGCAAAAGATTGATGATCTATTGCAGTTAATGGTTTACATTATTACGTATTGCAATGAAAAATATAAAGATTAG
- a CDS encoding TetR/AcrR family transcriptional regulator has protein sequence MRKDAEERRNEILDAADMLFAQKGFDGTSTNDILENVGIARGTLYHHFKSKEDIMDALIDRYSEGLLNGAMELAKNKDIPVLDRIVHVVISMNLSDGSSEEIMNHIHRPQNALMHQKIQRVIINGVTPILTGIICEGIEQGMFNTPFPYECMEMVVTYANTVFDDDLIQMTNEERGLRMQAFIFNVERLLGAESGSLIGTLKMFRMDEENTNG, from the coding sequence ATGAGAAAAGATGCGGAAGAACGCAGGAATGAAATTTTGGATGCAGCAGATATGCTTTTTGCTCAAAAGGGCTTTGATGGCACAAGCACGAACGATATTCTGGAGAATGTCGGTATTGCAAGGGGAACGTTATATCATCATTTCAAATCAAAGGAAGATATTATGGATGCTTTGATTGATAGGTATAGTGAAGGCCTTTTAAATGGAGCGATGGAACTTGCCAAAAATAAAGACATCCCTGTTTTGGATCGTATTGTCCATGTGGTCATATCCATGAACTTGAGTGACGGAAGCAGCGAGGAAATAATGAATCATATTCACAGACCACAGAATGCGCTGATGCATCAGAAGATACAAAGGGTCATCATTAATGGAGTTACACCGATTCTCACGGGAATCATTTGTGAAGGCATTGAGCAGGGAATGTTCAATACGCCGTTTCCGTATGAATGTATGGAAATGGTTGTGACGTATGCAAATACGGTTTTTGATGATGATTTGATTCAAATGACAAACGAAGAGCGTGGTTTGCGTATGCAGGCATTCATTTTCAATGTGGAAAGGTTGCTTGGTGCGGAAAGTGGAAGCCTGATCGGTACATTGAAAATGTTCAGAATGGATGAAGAAAATACCAACGGATAA
- a CDS encoding bifunctional 2-polyprenyl-6-hydroxyphenol methylase/3-demethylubiquinol 3-O-methyltransferase UbiG → MSFSYYGELCTTVYNLTKPIGHSFGGEIAYYKERLKGCKGRVLEPMAGSGRFMIPLLEEGVRVEGVDVSPEMLASCHKQCEERGLAPTLYEADITELSLPHRYEAITIPAGSFQLIEERHDAMNVLKRLYEHLEPGGRLLLDLFLPDAVFDNIGTFVGTTAYSLPNGDTITMEEKLVEADLFRQRKVSYLKYEKWREGKLIQTELQRFAICWYGIEEFKLILQSIGFTDVVVSADFQYGTPPSSQDQTFTFEAVK, encoded by the coding sequence ATGTCTTTTAGTTATTACGGAGAGCTTTGTACAACAGTTTACAATTTGACGAAACCCATTGGCCATTCGTTTGGTGGAGAGATCGCCTATTACAAGGAACGGTTGAAAGGTTGCAAAGGAAGAGTACTTGAACCAATGGCTGGCTCGGGTCGATTTATGATACCCCTCCTGGAAGAGGGGGTTCGGGTCGAAGGGGTAGATGTTTCGCCGGAAATGTTGGCGTCCTGTCACAAACAATGCGAGGAGCGAGGACTGGCACCTACTTTATATGAGGCGGATATAACAGAACTATCATTGCCCCATCGATATGAGGCTATTACCATTCCAGCCGGGTCTTTTCAATTGATTGAAGAACGGCATGATGCCATGAATGTTTTAAAGCGGCTGTATGAACATCTTGAACCGGGTGGGAGATTGTTGCTCGATTTGTTTCTTCCGGATGCCGTATTCGATAATATCGGCACATTTGTAGGTACGACCGCGTATTCATTGCCGAATGGAGATACCATTACCATGGAAGAAAAATTAGTCGAAGCTGATTTGTTTCGGCAACGCAAAGTCTCTTACTTGAAATATGAGAAATGGCGGGAAGGCAAGTTGATCCAAACAGAGTTGCAGCGTTTTGCGATATGTTGGTATGGAATAGAGGAATTCAAGCTGATTTTGCAAAGTATCGGCTTTACAGATGTTGTCGTGTCTGCAGATTTCCAATACGGAACCCCGCCGTCAAGTCAAGATCAAACCTTTACGTTCGAAGCGGTCAAATGA
- a CDS encoding TIGR00730 family Rossman fold protein: protein MKSIAVFCGSSRGASEVYIEKAKGFGKELAKRNITLVYGGASVGVMGAVADAVLAEGGQVIGIMPSFLEQREISHKSLSKMIVVDSMHERKATMAELADGFVALPGGPGTLEEFFEIFTWAQLGLHQKPCGLLNINHYFDPLVELFYHMTKEQFLHEKYRSMALVDDEPSRLLEKFNSYEPPAIKTYINEKQI from the coding sequence ATGAAAAGCATAGCAGTATTTTGTGGTTCCAGTAGAGGAGCATCCGAGGTATATATTGAGAAGGCCAAAGGGTTTGGCAAAGAACTAGCCAAACGGAATATTACACTTGTTTATGGCGGAGCAAGTGTTGGCGTTATGGGAGCCGTAGCGGATGCTGTCTTAGCGGAAGGTGGACAAGTCATTGGAATTATGCCAAGTTTTTTAGAGCAGAGAGAAATATCACATAAAAGCTTATCCAAGATGATAGTTGTCGATTCTATGCATGAAAGAAAAGCTACAATGGCAGAGCTTGCAGATGGCTTTGTCGCTTTACCAGGCGGTCCCGGAACATTAGAAGAATTCTTTGAAATTTTCACGTGGGCTCAATTGGGACTTCATCAAAAACCTTGTGGCCTTCTAAACATTAATCACTACTTTGATCCTCTCGTCGAACTGTTTTACCATATGACAAAGGAACAATTTTTACACGAAAAGTACCGTTCTATGGCACTTGTAGATGATGAACCAAGTCGTTTATTAGAAAAGTTTAATTCATATGAACCACCGGCCATAAAAACGTACATAAATGAGAAACAGATCTAA